A genome region from Euphorbia lathyris chromosome 4, ddEupLath1.1, whole genome shotgun sequence includes the following:
- the LOC136226108 gene encoding 3-oxo-Delta(4,5)-steroid 5-beta-reductase-like, whose protein sequence is MSWWWSGAIGAAKKKFEEQDDNNAPREYQSVALVIGITGIVGNSLAEILPLSDTPGGPWKVYGVARRQRPVWQADHLIEYIQCDVSIEEETLKKLSPLTDITHIFFVAWASKTTEAENCEINGSMLRNVLKSVIPNAENLQHICLQTGSKHYTGPFESFGKFQPHEAPWHEDLPRLDTINFYYTLEDILFDEVAKKEGLTWSIHRPTAIFGFSPCSLINSVGTLCVYAAICKHQGLPLIFPGNRASWEGYWFASDADLIAEQQIWAAVDPNAKNEAFNCSNGDVFKWKHLWKVLADEFKIENYGFGEDDKRLRLDEMMKNMGGLWDEIVKEKELVDSEVEKVAIWGLLDLVFNGDGGFMDTMNKSKELGFFGFRNTHKSFIYWIDKLKSHRIVPSFDDQL, encoded by the exons ATGAGCTGGTGGTGGTCAGGCGCCATTGGAGCAGCTAAG AAAAAATTCGAAGAACAAGATGATAACAATGCACCAAGAGAGTACCAAAGTGTAGCTCTTGTGATCGGAATCACAGGCATCGTCGGCAATAGTTTAGCTGAGATCTTACCTCTTTCAGATACCCCCGGTGGCCCCTGGAAAGTCTACGGTGTTGCCCGTCGCCAACGACCAGTCTGGCAGGCAGATCATCTGATTGAATACATTCAATGTGATGTCTCAATTGAAGAAGAAACCCTAAAAAAGCTTTCACCTTTAACAGATATTACACACATTTTCTTCGTAGCTTGGGCAAGCAAAACTACAGAAGCTGAGAATTGTGAAATCAATGGCTCAATGCTGAGAAATGTGCTGAAATCAGTGATCCCAAATGCAGAAAATTTGCAGCACATCTGTCTACAGACTGGATCAAAGCATTACACGGGTCCTTTCGAGTCATTTGGGAAATTTCAACCTCATGAAGCTCCGTGGCATGAGGATCTTCCCCGGCTGGATACAATAAACTTTTATTATACACTTGAAGATATACTGTTTGATGAAGTGGCCAAAAAGGAAGGATTGACATGGTCAATTCATAGGCCTACTGCGATTTTCGGGTTCTCGCCTTGTTCATTGATAAATTCAGTGGGTACTTTATGTGTTTATGCAGCAATTTGTAAGCATCAAGGGCTTCCATTGATCTTCCCAGGCAATCGTGCTTCCTGGGAAGGGTACTGGTTTGCGTCCGATGCGGATTTGATTGCGGAACAGCAGATATGGGCAGCAGTAGATCCTAATGCGAAGAATGAAGCATTCAATTGCAGTAATGGGGATGTTTTCAAGTGGAAACATTTGTGGAAAGTGTTAGCAGATGAGTTTAAAATTGAGAATTATGGGTTTGGAGAGGATGATAAGAGGTTAAGGTTAGATGAAATGATGAAAAATATGGGGGGATTGTGGGATGAGATTGTTAAAGAAAAAGAGTTAGTTGATAGTGAGGTTGAGAAAGTAGCAATTTGGGGGCTTCTTGATCTGGTTTTCAATGGGGATGGTGGATTCATGGACACTATGAATAAGAGCAAAGAACTTGGCTTTTTTGGTTTTAGAAACACACACAAGTCTTTCATATATTGGATTGATAAACTGAAATCTCATAGAATTGTTCCTTCATTTGATGATCAACTTTGA